In Choloepus didactylus isolate mChoDid1 chromosome 6, mChoDid1.pri, whole genome shotgun sequence, one DNA window encodes the following:
- the LOC119536864 gene encoding olfactory receptor 4B1-like: MASSNNMTELIFIDLFQDPEVQRVCFVVFLPLYLAMVVGNGLIVLTVSISKSLHSPMYFSLSFLSLVEISCSSTIFTKFIADLLTKIKTMSLEGCVAQIFFFHFLGVTETLLLVVMAYDRYVAICKPLHYMTIMSHQLCHVLVAGSWLGGFLHSIIQIFIIIQLPFCGPNVINHYFCDLQPLLKLACTDTFVEGVTVFANSGLFSVFSFVLVSSYIFILVHLRNHSAEGRRKALSTCASHIMVVTLFFGPVIFLYMRPSCTCTVDKMVAVFYTVITPMLNPIIYTLRNAEVKNAIWRLWGRKENSEI; this comes from the coding sequence ATGGCTAGTTCAAATAACATGACTGAGTTAATTTTTATCGACCTTTTCCAGGATCCAGAGGTGCAGAGAGTGTGCTTTGTGGTGTTTCTTCCCTTGTACCTGGCCATGGTGGTGGGCAATGGCCTCATTGTCCTCACAgtcagcatcagcaaaagtctgcattcCCCCATGTACTTTTCCCTTAGCTTCCTGTCCCTGGTGGAGATTAGTTGCTCCTCTACTATTTTCACTAAATTCATCGCAGACTTACTCACCAAGATTAAGACCATGTCCCTGGAAGGCTGTGTGGCTCAAATCTTCTTCTTCCATTTCCTTGGGGTCACTGAGACCCTTTTGCTGGTGGTGATGgcttatgaccgctatgtggccatctgcaagcCTCTTCATTATATGACCATTATGAGCCATCAACTATGTCATGTACTAGTTGCTGGTTCCTGGCTGGGGGGATTTTTACACTCCATAATTCAGATTTTCATCATCATCCAGTTGCCTTTTTGTGGCCCCAATGTGATCAACCACTATTTCTGTGACCTCCAGCCATTACTCAAGCTTGCCTGCACCGACACCTTTGTGGAGGGGGTTACTGTGTTTGCCAACAGTGGCTTATTCTCTGTATTCTCCTTTGTTTTGGTGTCCTCCTATATTTTCATCCTGGTCCACTTGAGGAACCATTCTGCAGAGGGGAGGCGCAAAGCCCTCTCTACCTGTGCCTCCCACATCATGGTGGTCACCTTGTTCTTTGGGCCTGTCATCTTCCTCTACATGCGGCCATCTTGTACCTGCACTGTGGACAAAATGGTGGCCGTGTTCTACACGGTGATCACCCCCATGCTGAACCCCATCATCTACACACTCAGAAATGCAGAGGTGAAAAATGCCATATGGAGGTTGTGGGGCAGGAAAGAGAACT